A region from the Candidatus Binatia bacterium genome encodes:
- the surE gene encoding 5'/3'-nucleotidase SurE — translation MKTRKPMLATALAAAFALVTMLAAPPQAGAAPFRIVVGNDDGYSAEGIAELVRALTRNRSLEVYVFAPATNQSGTGDRTTLGPLRIDPNVTTAFGYPATAVAGFPADGVLFGILQGLDQRPDLVISGINEGQNIAELVNISGTVGAALWAARNGVPAFAVSQGLAAEMHYEEAADYTARLVARYRSSPSFRKLMRISKDRARVLNINFPTCVTGKLRGVRAVAVGRAQQIVGYEQGSSPNTWDPIVVTMPAGSTNCDSTLRHPTTDIEAMNNGFASVTPLNPDLTSDETIKPLVRLVEE, via the coding sequence ATGAAGACACGCAAACCGATGCTCGCCACGGCCCTCGCGGCCGCTTTCGCCTTGGTCACGATGCTCGCCGCGCCGCCGCAGGCGGGCGCCGCGCCGTTCCGCATCGTGGTCGGCAACGACGACGGATACTCTGCCGAAGGCATCGCGGAGCTGGTCCGCGCGCTGACGCGCAACCGCTCGCTCGAGGTCTACGTCTTCGCGCCGGCGACCAACCAGAGCGGCACCGGCGACCGCACGACGCTCGGCCCGCTGCGGATCGACCCGAACGTGACGACGGCGTTCGGCTACCCGGCGACCGCGGTGGCCGGCTTCCCCGCCGACGGCGTGCTGTTCGGGATCCTGCAGGGCCTCGACCAGCGCCCCGACCTCGTCATCAGCGGCATCAACGAGGGCCAGAACATCGCCGAGCTGGTGAACATCTCGGGCACCGTCGGCGCGGCGCTGTGGGCGGCGCGCAACGGCGTGCCGGCGTTCGCCGTGAGCCAGGGGCTCGCCGCCGAGATGCACTACGAGGAGGCGGCCGACTACACGGCGCGGCTCGTCGCGCGCTACCGCTCGAGCCCGTCGTTCCGCAAGCTGATGCGGATCTCGAAGGACCGCGCGCGCGTGCTCAACATCAACTTCCCGACCTGCGTGACCGGCAAGCTGCGCGGCGTGCGCGCGGTGGCGGTCGGCCGCGCGCAGCAGATCGTCGGCTACGAGCAGGGCTCGAGCCCGAACACCTGGGACCCGATCGTGGTGACGATGCCCGCCGGCAGCACCAACTGCGACTCGACGCTGCGCCACCCGACGACCGACATCGAGGCGATGAACAACGGCTTCGCCTCGGTGACGCCGCTCAACCCCGATCTCACGAGCGACGAGACGATCAAGCCGCTCGTCCGTCTCGTCGAGGAGTGA
- a CDS encoding SDR family oxidoreductase, whose product MSEQKLALAGTTALVTGGGSGIGLACARRLLRDGASVTIVGRTADKLERAAAELAAQAPAGAQVQWTTCDVTDENAVVAAVELAARPTGKLDVAVANAGAGAGGPIFSTGLEMWRYTIDVNLTGTFLTVKHAGQKMAQGGGGSIVAISSIAGPLTHRYMAPYCASKAGIEMLIRVAADELGELGIRANVVRPGLVPTDMAMPLTDDRAIVEDYLDQMPIARLGTVDDIAEGVRYLAGPESSWVTGQCFAIDGGHTLRRGPRIDSMIERFFGPDVLPRRARG is encoded by the coding sequence GTGAGCGAACAGAAGCTGGCTCTCGCAGGAACCACCGCGCTCGTGACCGGCGGCGGCAGCGGCATCGGGCTCGCCTGCGCACGTCGTCTGCTGCGCGACGGCGCGTCGGTGACGATCGTGGGCCGCACCGCAGACAAGCTCGAGCGCGCCGCGGCGGAGCTCGCGGCGCAGGCACCGGCAGGCGCGCAGGTGCAGTGGACGACGTGCGACGTGACCGACGAGAACGCGGTCGTGGCGGCGGTCGAGCTCGCGGCGCGTCCGACCGGCAAGCTCGACGTCGCAGTCGCCAACGCAGGCGCCGGTGCCGGCGGTCCGATCTTCTCGACCGGGCTCGAGATGTGGCGCTACACGATCGACGTCAACCTGACCGGCACGTTTCTCACCGTCAAGCATGCGGGCCAGAAGATGGCCCAGGGAGGCGGCGGCTCGATCGTCGCGATCTCCTCGATCGCGGGGCCGCTGACGCACCGCTACATGGCGCCCTACTGCGCGAGCAAGGCCGGGATCGAGATGCTGATCCGCGTCGCGGCGGACGAGCTCGGCGAGCTCGGCATCCGCGCCAACGTCGTGCGGCCCGGCCTCGTCCCGACCGACATGGCGATGCCGCTCACCGACGACCGCGCGATCGTCGAGGACTACCTCGACCAGATGCCGATCGCGCGCCTCGGTACGGTCGACGACATCGCGGAAGGCGTGCGCTACCTCGCGGGCCCCGAGTCGAGCTGGGTCACCGGGCAGTGCTTCGCGATCGACGGCGGCCACACGCTGCGCCGCGGCCCGCGCATCGACTCGATGATCGAGCGCTTCTTCGGCCCGGACGTGCTGCCGCGGCGCGCGCGCGGTTGA
- a CDS encoding tetratricopeptide repeat protein, with translation MAGVPPRGERVPAEPLRTGDVNEGEEGRSAPAPDAGERVGRRSAARALGAGRRLGLVAVVLCALAATLAYSNSLENEFALDDSHSIESNAWIRSLRHVPRYFVDATTFSTLRTNVDYRPLLQTTYALDYAIAGYDVRVWRATNLLIHLVTSAALFFLGRRLFGSRGVAPLPGLAPRDGDLAALAAAALFAVHPIGTGAVNYISARSSSLVAALALPALVLYLRALAEPPARLARFGALVLLAAALLTKVEAVSFLGVLVLAELLLDPAKRDRGLGARLLDLATWKRLAPFVVVCAAYLVLWSSQTALDSAATRAGATMTPKVYALTQLRAWWYYVGLAIAPLELVADYPSYPLSRSLAEPRVLLALVGWLLVLAVALASARRAPAASFLLLSFFVWLAPHSSVVPLSEPVNEHRPYLPLAGVFLLLTAGATWALARSTRRPRLALALGVAVLLVPLVALTRERNLDWRNALTLWQDTVEKAPDSPRAQMNHGLALMRRGRHAEAEARFREAVRLAPGYHFAHINLAIVLAAQGKEAEARTHYDRAVALASGADAPYFWRGRFRASRGDYAGAIADLERAAERSAAPFREWVALSVLLEHLGRAEEAERRAAQARAVDPAGFEAERAELRATLLGNAPKPAATSDDAVRIMNDGVAAMKDGRLAEAEGRFRRALELAPRYDRAHTNLGIALAAQGRLEEARAAHDRAAELGTDGEALYWRGRFFAERGELALAADDFAAAAAAKPGGASPRELAALAETLARAGRADEAAAAIARGEALDRSAFTRERARFVMSVLSKSERAEEPR, from the coding sequence ATGGCAGGCGTGCCGCCGCGTGGCGAGAGGGTGCCGGCGGAGCCGCTGCGCACGGGCGACGTGAACGAGGGGGAAGAGGGGAGGAGCGCGCCTGCGCCGGACGCCGGCGAGCGCGTCGGGCGGAGGTCCGCGGCGCGCGCGCTCGGAGCCGGTCGCCGTCTCGGGCTCGTCGCCGTCGTGCTGTGCGCGCTCGCGGCGACGCTCGCCTACTCGAACTCGCTCGAGAACGAGTTCGCGCTCGACGACAGCCACTCGATCGAGAGCAACGCCTGGATCCGCAGCCTGCGGCACGTGCCGCGCTACTTCGTCGACGCGACGACGTTCTCCACGCTGCGCACCAACGTCGACTACCGCCCGCTCCTGCAGACGACCTACGCGCTCGACTACGCGATCGCCGGCTACGACGTGCGCGTCTGGCGGGCGACGAACCTGCTGATCCACCTCGTCACCAGCGCGGCGCTCTTCTTCCTCGGGCGCAGGCTCTTCGGCTCGCGCGGCGTGGCGCCGCTGCCCGGGCTCGCGCCGCGCGACGGCGACCTCGCCGCGCTCGCGGCGGCGGCGCTCTTCGCGGTGCACCCGATCGGCACCGGCGCCGTCAATTACATCTCCGCGCGCTCGAGCTCGCTGGTCGCCGCGCTGGCGCTGCCGGCGCTCGTGCTCTACCTGCGCGCGCTCGCCGAGCCGCCCGCGCGGCTCGCGCGATTCGGCGCGCTCGTGCTTCTCGCGGCGGCGCTGCTGACCAAGGTCGAGGCGGTGAGCTTCCTCGGCGTGCTCGTGCTCGCCGAGCTGCTGCTCGACCCGGCGAAGCGCGATCGCGGGCTCGGCGCGCGTCTGCTCGACCTCGCGACCTGGAAGCGGCTCGCGCCGTTCGTCGTCGTGTGCGCGGCGTATCTCGTCCTGTGGTCGTCGCAGACCGCGCTCGACAGCGCGGCGACGCGTGCCGGCGCCACGATGACGCCCAAGGTCTACGCGCTCACGCAGCTGCGCGCCTGGTGGTACTACGTCGGCCTCGCGATCGCACCGCTCGAGCTGGTCGCCGACTACCCGTCGTATCCTCTGTCGCGCTCGCTCGCCGAGCCGCGGGTGCTGCTCGCGCTCGTCGGCTGGCTGCTCGTGCTGGCGGTGGCGCTCGCCTCGGCGCGGCGCGCGCCCGCGGCTTCCTTCCTGCTGCTCTCCTTCTTCGTCTGGCTCGCGCCGCACTCGAGCGTCGTGCCGCTGTCCGAGCCGGTGAACGAGCACCGTCCGTACCTGCCGCTCGCGGGAGTCTTTCTGCTCTTGACGGCGGGCGCGACCTGGGCGCTCGCGCGCTCGACGCGTCGTCCGCGGCTCGCGCTCGCGCTCGGCGTGGCGGTTCTCCTGGTGCCGCTCGTCGCTTTGACCCGCGAGCGCAACCTCGACTGGCGCAACGCGCTGACGCTCTGGCAGGACACGGTCGAGAAGGCGCCCGACTCGCCACGCGCGCAGATGAACCACGGCCTCGCGCTGATGCGCCGCGGTCGTCACGCGGAAGCCGAGGCGCGCTTCCGCGAGGCGGTGCGACTCGCGCCAGGCTACCACTTCGCGCACATCAACCTCGCGATCGTGCTCGCCGCGCAGGGCAAGGAGGCCGAGGCGCGCACGCACTACGACCGCGCGGTCGCGCTCGCATCGGGCGCCGACGCCCCGTACTTCTGGCGCGGGCGCTTCCGCGCCTCGCGCGGCGACTACGCCGGCGCGATCGCGGACCTCGAGCGCGCCGCCGAGCGCTCGGCGGCGCCGTTCCGCGAGTGGGTCGCGCTGAGCGTGCTGCTCGAGCACCTGGGACGTGCCGAGGAGGCCGAGCGCCGGGCCGCGCAGGCGCGCGCGGTCGACCCGGCGGGCTTCGAGGCCGAGCGCGCCGAGCTGCGCGCGACCCTCCTCGGGAATGCGCCCAAGCCCGCCGCCACCTCCGACGACGCCGTACGGATCATGAACGACGGCGTCGCGGCGATGAAGGACGGGCGGCTCGCCGAGGCCGAGGGCCGCTTCCGCCGCGCGCTCGAGCTCGCGCCGCGCTACGACCGCGCGCACACCAACCTCGGCATCGCGCTCGCCGCGCAGGGACGGCTCGAGGAGGCGCGCGCCGCGCACGACCGCGCGGCGGAGCTCGGCACCGACGGCGAGGCGCTCTACTGGCGCGGCCGCTTCTTCGCCGAGCGCGGCGAGCTCGCGCTCGCGGCCGACGACTTCGCGGCCGCCGCGGCGGCGAAGCCGGGCGGCGCGTCGCCCCGCGAGCTCGCGGCGCTCGCCGAGACGCTCGCGCGCGCCGGACGCGCGGACGAGGCCGCGGCCGCGATCGCACGCGGCGAGGCGCTCGACCGCAGCGCGTTCACCCGCGAGCGTGCACGGTTCGTCATGTCCGTGCTCTCGAAGAGCGAGCGTGCCGAGGAGCCGCGCTGA
- a CDS encoding sulfatase has translation MTVLAAMLVAAAGCSRERPPAPPAPRLETELRFVDRGIEPLGDRRLQRGVRVSLADVSRPVLSAARPFQPTLDCPPPSPDTRKRECEVLPARAIPDGAATILTWPILGRRTWPALANAAKKRAASRGATADAAAPHANAPDAAAADEAAAPTPTAHVDAAPDVAEHAAHGDAAHDGTSSEHAQTHQEPEQRISVQLFGAPDAPRRLRLPAKEAYFAKVFSVPFLGDRTIRTEAFEVPQDAVLRLGYGVEEAAWWIDSAPVAFRIVVERESGDQQDLMRRSLDPARRPEHRRWFDADVDLSDLAGERVRLRFITEPVDQWDARPSLPVWGDPRLLGKASEKKRRPSIVLVSLDTLRARSMSTYGYALDTTPNMTAFARRGALFEKAFTTFSNTLGSHMSMLTGLLPVTHEVRRPTDVLNPRHATLAEALRRAGWATAAFTEDALLDARRGFDRGFSTYYENSTIAAGTGDSEGTFGRALEWAGHHADEPFFLFVHTYEVHHPYEPPEEYRKLFTDGAGAELGKAQRAYEQVVRYLDDQVGRLLDGLYRVVPERDLLVVITADHGEEFYEHRATTHLQLFDEVMHIPLIMVWTGVIPPGERIATPVSLIDLPPTILSLVGVKLPNDVDGVSLVPLLTGEGEAPERHVVFGEFPNSPVMPKGGFVARSADVKCIARAPGGKDACYDLAADPKEHDPRSPDERPEFAIVYAAAADYRARSLAATAPQEAAGAAAEQEAPAQATPAPEPDERIERKLRALGYVE, from the coding sequence GTGACGGTCCTCGCCGCGATGCTCGTCGCCGCGGCTGGCTGCAGCCGTGAGCGTCCGCCGGCGCCGCCTGCGCCGCGCCTCGAAACCGAGCTGCGCTTCGTCGACCGTGGCATCGAGCCGCTCGGCGATCGGCGGCTGCAGCGCGGCGTGCGCGTCTCGCTCGCCGACGTGTCGCGTCCGGTGCTGAGCGCCGCGCGGCCCTTCCAGCCGACGCTCGACTGCCCGCCGCCCTCGCCCGACACGCGCAAGCGCGAGTGCGAGGTCTTGCCGGCGCGCGCCATCCCCGACGGTGCGGCGACCATCCTCACCTGGCCGATCCTCGGCCGTCGTACGTGGCCCGCGCTGGCGAATGCCGCGAAGAAGCGCGCCGCGTCGCGCGGGGCCACCGCGGACGCTGCCGCGCCGCATGCGAACGCACCGGACGCTGCAGCGGCGGACGAGGCCGCAGCGCCGACGCCGACCGCGCACGTCGACGCCGCGCCGGACGTCGCCGAGCACGCGGCGCACGGCGACGCGGCGCACGATGGCACGTCATCGGAGCACGCGCAGACGCACCAGGAGCCGGAGCAGAGGATCTCCGTGCAGCTCTTCGGTGCGCCGGACGCCCCCCGACGGCTGCGGCTTCCGGCCAAGGAGGCGTACTTCGCGAAGGTCTTCTCGGTGCCGTTCCTCGGCGACCGCACCATCCGGACCGAGGCCTTCGAGGTGCCGCAGGACGCCGTGCTGCGCCTCGGCTACGGCGTCGAGGAGGCCGCGTGGTGGATCGACTCCGCGCCCGTCGCCTTCCGCATCGTCGTCGAGCGCGAGAGCGGCGATCAGCAGGACCTGATGCGCCGCAGCCTCGACCCCGCGCGACGCCCCGAGCACCGACGCTGGTTCGACGCCGACGTCGATCTGAGCGACCTCGCCGGCGAGCGCGTGCGCCTGCGCTTCATCACCGAGCCGGTGGACCAGTGGGACGCCCGACCGTCGCTGCCGGTGTGGGGCGATCCGCGGCTGCTCGGCAAGGCCTCGGAGAAGAAGCGGCGCCCGTCGATCGTGCTCGTGTCGCTCGACACGCTGCGCGCGCGCAGCATGAGCACCTACGGCTACGCGCTCGACACGACGCCCAACATGACCGCGTTCGCGCGTCGCGGAGCGCTGTTCGAGAAGGCGTTCACGACCTTCTCGAACACGCTCGGCTCGCACATGAGCATGCTGACCGGCTTGCTGCCGGTCACGCACGAGGTGCGCCGACCGACCGACGTGCTCAACCCTCGCCATGCGACGCTCGCCGAGGCGCTGCGGCGCGCAGGCTGGGCGACGGCGGCCTTCACCGAGGACGCGCTGCTCGACGCGCGCCGCGGCTTCGATCGGGGCTTCTCGACCTACTACGAGAACTCGACCATCGCCGCCGGAACGGGCGACTCGGAGGGCACGTTCGGGCGCGCGCTCGAGTGGGCCGGCCACCACGCCGACGAGCCGTTCTTCCTCTTCGTGCACACCTACGAGGTGCACCATCCGTACGAGCCGCCCGAGGAGTACCGGAAGCTCTTCACCGACGGCGCGGGCGCGGAGCTCGGCAAGGCGCAGCGCGCCTACGAGCAGGTCGTGCGCTACCTCGACGACCAGGTCGGCCGCCTGCTCGACGGGCTCTACCGCGTCGTCCCCGAGCGCGATCTCCTGGTCGTGATCACCGCGGATCACGGCGAGGAGTTCTACGAGCACCGCGCGACCACGCACTTGCAGCTCTTCGACGAGGTGATGCACATCCCGCTGATCATGGTGTGGACGGGCGTCATCCCGCCGGGCGAGCGCATCGCGACGCCGGTGTCGCTGATCGACCTGCCGCCGACGATCCTCTCGCTGGTCGGCGTGAAGCTGCCGAACGACGTCGACGGCGTGAGCCTCGTTCCGCTGCTGACCGGCGAGGGCGAGGCGCCGGAGCGTCACGTCGTGTTCGGCGAATTCCCGAACTCGCCGGTGATGCCGAAGGGCGGCTTCGTCGCGCGCAGCGCCGACGTCAAGTGCATCGCACGCGCGCCGGGCGGCAAGGACGCGTGCTACGACCTCGCGGCCGACCCCAAGGAGCACGATCCGCGCTCGCCGGACGAGCGGCCGGAGTTCGCGATCGTCTACGCCGCCGCCGCCGACTACCGGGCGCGCTCGCTCGCCGCGACCGCGCCGCAAGAGGCTGCCGGAGCCGCGGCGGAGCAAGAGGCGCCGGCGCAGGCCACTCCGGCGCCCGAGCCCGACGAGCGGATCGAGCGCAAGCTGCGCGCGCTCGGATACGTCGAGTGA
- a CDS encoding enoyl-CoA hydratase-related protein has protein sequence MSSELILQTRHDAVLLLTMNRPERRNAFNHALYRALAGALRAARDDDAVHVVVLTGTGAGFSAGQDFSEMTDAPPADQGPHGFQTLMDELCAFDKPLIAAVNGVAVGLGMTMLLHCDVVYVAESARMRCPFVTLGVVPEAASSYLLPATIGFQRAAEVLYTAEWIDAPRAVELGIAASMLPDAELLDAALAKARQIAAHPPRAVRHTKQLLLATRADAVRAARAREDAAFAERIGSPENIAAITEFFARRRG, from the coding sequence ATGTCGAGCGAGCTCATCCTGCAGACGCGGCACGACGCCGTCTTGCTCTTGACGATGAACCGCCCCGAGCGGCGCAACGCGTTCAACCACGCGCTCTACCGTGCGCTCGCCGGCGCGCTGCGCGCCGCGCGCGACGACGACGCGGTGCACGTCGTCGTCCTCACCGGCACCGGCGCCGGCTTCTCCGCGGGTCAGGATTTTTCGGAAATGACCGACGCCCCGCCGGCCGACCAGGGTCCGCATGGCTTCCAGACGCTGATGGACGAGCTGTGCGCGTTCGACAAGCCGCTCATCGCCGCGGTGAACGGCGTCGCGGTCGGGCTCGGCATGACGATGCTGCTGCACTGCGACGTGGTCTACGTCGCCGAGAGCGCGCGCATGCGCTGCCCGTTCGTCACGCTCGGCGTCGTGCCGGAGGCGGCGAGCAGCTACCTCTTGCCGGCGACGATCGGCTTCCAGCGCGCGGCCGAGGTGCTCTACACCGCCGAGTGGATCGACGCCCCGCGCGCGGTCGAGCTCGGCATCGCGGCGAGCATGCTGCCCGACGCGGAGCTGCTCGACGCGGCGCTCGCGAAGGCGCGCCAGATCGCCGCGCACCCGCCGCGCGCCGTGCGCCACACCAAGCAGCTCCTGCTCGCGACGCGCGCCGACGCCGTGCGCGCCGCGCGCGCACGCGAGGACGCGGCGTTCGCCGAGCGCATCGGATCGCCGGAGAACATCGCGGCGATCACGGAGTTCTTCGCGCGCCGACGCGGCTGA
- a CDS encoding D-2-hydroxyacid dehydrogenase — translation MKVVSFFHLKEVRWAIPEQEIAAIRAELPQVEICSVEDEADLPAAIADADAFVGWILPARAFAHAKRLRWVHSANAGVEAILYPEMVESDVVLTNGAGLHSVSIPEHVLGMMLAFSRNLHQALRVQARGQWDRFGVIVFGGGIRELAGSNLAIFGAGAIGRSLALLAAGLGMNVRVLRRRPDKPVPGAEAVVGPQDKLALLSWADFVVLATPSTPETVNLIDREALRAMKSSAYLINVARGDAIDDEALVEALRSGAIAGAGLDAFREEPLPPSSPYWSMENVILTPHVSGYTSDYFGRTLELFRDNLRRFVNSEPLRNVVNKRLGYVEE, via the coding sequence ATGAAGGTCGTTTCGTTTTTTCATCTGAAGGAGGTGCGCTGGGCGATCCCCGAGCAGGAGATCGCCGCGATCCGCGCCGAGCTCCCACAGGTCGAGATCTGCTCGGTCGAGGACGAGGCCGATCTTCCGGCCGCGATCGCCGACGCCGACGCGTTCGTCGGCTGGATCCTTCCTGCCCGAGCCTTCGCGCACGCGAAACGGCTACGCTGGGTACACTCGGCGAACGCAGGCGTCGAGGCGATTCTCTATCCCGAGATGGTCGAGAGCGACGTCGTGCTGACCAACGGCGCGGGGCTACACTCGGTGTCGATCCCCGAGCACGTGCTCGGGATGATGCTCGCGTTCTCGCGCAACCTGCACCAGGCGCTGCGCGTGCAGGCGCGCGGCCAGTGGGACCGCTTCGGGGTGATCGTCTTCGGCGGCGGCATCCGCGAGCTCGCCGGCAGCAACCTCGCGATCTTCGGCGCCGGCGCGATCGGACGCTCGCTCGCGCTGCTCGCCGCGGGGCTCGGCATGAACGTCCGCGTCCTGCGCCGGCGGCCGGACAAGCCCGTGCCGGGCGCAGAAGCCGTCGTCGGACCGCAGGACAAGCTCGCGCTGCTCTCCTGGGCCGACTTCGTCGTGCTCGCGACGCCGTCGACGCCCGAGACCGTCAACCTGATCGACCGCGAGGCGCTGCGCGCGATGAAGTCGTCGGCCTACCTGATCAACGTCGCGCGCGGCGATGCGATCGACGACGAGGCGCTGGTCGAGGCGCTGCGCAGCGGCGCCATCGCCGGCGCCGGGCTCGACGCCTTCCGCGAGGAGCCGCTGCCGCCGTCGAGCCCGTACTGGTCTATGGAAAACGTGATCTTGACGCCGCACGTCTCCGGCTACACGTCGGACTACTTCGGGCGCACGCTGGAGCTTTTCCGTGACAACCTGCGCCGCTTCGTCAACAGCGAGCCGCTGCGCAACGTGGTCAACAAGCGGCTCGGCTACGTCGAGGAGTGA
- a CDS encoding DUF547 domain-containing protein, translated as MSGAARRVRVGAALALASVTALGALCGGCTAIRPTVPGVPPPSAPPFSHALLDRVLARHVDDRGLVDYAALAREPDDLERYYALLAAVSPDSHPDLFPTRDDRLAYWINAYNAAVLVTVLRHYPIPSVTALRTPFPLSLASDKIGFFLLQRITLGGETTSLYALENSLIRPRFREPRVHFALNCASLGCPRLPRRAFAADELERQLDDETRRFFAEERNLRIDHAARVVSLSSLLDWYDGDFTGWLEERYPGKDATLLDYVALYVTPERRAELERARGYEIRFVPYDWGLNDQARADASAGTAPTSPSR; from the coding sequence GTGAGCGGCGCTGCTCGTCGCGTGCGCGTCGGCGCGGCGCTGGCGCTCGCCTCGGTGACGGCGCTGGGCGCGCTCTGCGGCGGCTGCACGGCGATCCGTCCGACCGTGCCGGGCGTTCCGCCGCCATCGGCGCCGCCGTTCTCGCACGCGCTCCTCGACCGCGTGCTCGCGCGCCACGTCGACGATCGAGGGCTGGTCGACTACGCCGCGCTCGCGCGCGAGCCGGACGACCTCGAGCGGTACTACGCGCTGCTCGCCGCGGTGAGCCCGGACAGCCACCCCGACCTCTTCCCGACGCGCGACGATCGCCTCGCCTACTGGATCAACGCCTACAACGCGGCCGTGCTGGTGACGGTGCTGCGCCACTACCCGATCCCGAGCGTCACCGCGCTGCGCACGCCGTTTCCGCTGTCGCTCGCGTCGGACAAGATCGGCTTTTTCCTTCTGCAGCGGATCACGCTCGGCGGCGAGACGACGAGCCTCTACGCGCTTGAGAACTCCCTCATCCGGCCGCGCTTTCGCGAGCCGCGGGTGCACTTCGCGCTCAACTGCGCGTCGCTCGGCTGCCCGCGGCTGCCGCGGCGCGCGTTCGCGGCGGACGAGCTCGAGCGCCAGCTCGACGACGAGACGCGGCGCTTCTTCGCCGAGGAGCGCAACCTGCGCATCGACCACGCGGCGCGCGTCGTCTCCCTGTCGTCGCTCCTCGACTGGTACGATGGCGACTTCACGGGCTGGCTCGAGGAGCGGTATCCCGGGAAGGACGCGACGCTGCTCGACTACGTCGCGCTCTACGTGACGCCCGAGCGGCGCGCAGAGCTCGAGCGCGCGCGCGGCTACGAGATCCGCTTCGTGCCCTACGACTGGGGGCTCAACGACCAGGCGCGGGCGGACGCGAGCGCAGGCACCGCGCCGACGTCGCCGTCGCGCTGA
- a CDS encoding radical SAM protein: protein MTTLAESATALAPQPRAGEFVAGRTRPMMAMVEITNRCNMDCPVCFSDANNPAHDVPVPEVRRRLERLLAVTGQPIPIQISGGEPTVHRELPEVVAIARELGFRNIELITNGIRIAQDPDLLLRLRERGLTAVYLQFDGLRRETYLALRGRDMTEVRERAVAATRRAGLCCTLAVAVTRGVNDGELGDVVRFGIANIDTVRAINFQSATRFTGRFDLPEEHGGYPLPALLRLIEEQTGLPADTFRSEHLGHPLCNAMSLAFVVDGRLEPLFKYVTRDDLLRFLGDDAREKVLALFRGKRDFFFEYLCNRNAWALIAKAAPIFGRNPLNVLRSQHILLFAKSFMERDALDPERIARCCYGITDAEGVYSFCAFNNLHRFPQRVRAAAGAA, encoded by the coding sequence ATGACGACGCTCGCCGAATCCGCAACCGCGCTCGCGCCGCAGCCGCGCGCCGGCGAGTTCGTCGCCGGCCGCACGCGCCCGATGATGGCGATGGTCGAGATCACCAACCGGTGCAACATGGACTGCCCGGTCTGCTTCTCGGACGCGAACAACCCGGCGCACGACGTGCCCGTGCCGGAAGTCCGCCGGCGGCTCGAGCGCCTGCTCGCCGTCACCGGGCAGCCGATCCCGATCCAGATCAGCGGCGGCGAGCCGACCGTGCACCGCGAGCTGCCGGAGGTCGTCGCGATCGCGCGCGAGCTCGGCTTTCGCAACATCGAGCTCATCACCAACGGCATCCGCATCGCGCAGGATCCCGACCTGCTGCTGCGGCTGCGCGAGCGCGGGCTCACCGCGGTCTACCTGCAGTTCGACGGCCTGCGCCGCGAGACCTACCTCGCGCTGCGCGGACGCGACATGACCGAGGTGCGCGAGCGCGCGGTCGCGGCGACGCGGCGCGCGGGGCTGTGCTGCACGCTCGCGGTCGCCGTCACCCGCGGCGTCAACGACGGCGAGCTCGGCGACGTCGTGCGCTTCGGCATCGCCAACATCGACACCGTGCGCGCGATCAACTTCCAGTCGGCGACGCGCTTCACCGGACGCTTCGACCTGCCGGAGGAGCACGGCGGCTATCCGCTGCCCGCGCTGCTGCGCCTGATCGAGGAGCAGACGGGGCTTCCCGCCGACACCTTCCGCTCCGAGCACCTGGGCCACCCGCTGTGCAACGCGATGTCGCTGGCGTTCGTCGTCGACGGGCGGCTCGAGCCGCTCTTCAAGTACGTGACGCGCGACGACCTGCTGCGCTTCCTCGGCGACGACGCGCGCGAGAAGGTGCTCGCCCTCTTCCGCGGCAAGCGCGACTTCTTCTTCGAGTACCTGTGCAACCGCAACGCGTGGGCGCTGATCGCCAAGGCGGCGCCGATCTTCGGCCGCAACCCGCTCAACGTGCTGCGCTCGCAGCACATCCTGCTCTTCGCGAAGAGCTTCATGGAGCGCGACGCGCTCGATCCGGAGCGCATTGCGCGCTGCTGCTACGGGATCACCGACGCGGAAGGCGTGTACTCGTTCTGCGCGTTCAACAACCTGCACCGCTTCCCGCAGCGCGTGCGCGCGGCGGCCGGCGCGGCGTGA